One genomic segment of Styela clava chromosome 3, kaStyClav1.hap1.2, whole genome shotgun sequence includes these proteins:
- the LOC144420799 gene encoding uncharacterized protein LOC144420799, protein MQYAEQALVKYVQHQNYKSVIDNLSDKSEIGDRKACHEMKKAEHTKSIAKLDPIIPKLDGILRIVGRLDKAPISFEMRHPIILPNDHHLTRLIIDFYHKKVGHSGVSHTWNVIREKYWITRPRATIRHELNKCVTCRKANTRQGEQLMAELPSARLKVGQPPFYSTGIDFFGPYLIKRGRSEIKRYGCIFTCLTTRAVHIELAEDLSTDAFINALRRFMARRSKPFELHSDNGSNFVGAQRILREEIQKLDHTKLDGFFRKQEIRWYFNTPTASNQGGSWEILIRSIRRILNKMFYKSPVVSQDVLHTALLEAEYIINLRPLCRVFFDPRDNAPLSPNHLLLQRPTPCISPGLFDNQDSYSRLHSAVASSSTSC, encoded by the coding sequence ACAAATCTGTCATTGATAATTTATCAGACAAAAGTGAAATTGGTGACAGGAAGGCTTGTCATGAGATGAAAAAAGCTGAGCATACAAAGTCAATTGCAAAACTGGATCCAATAATACCTAAATTGGATGGAATTCTACGGATTGTGGGGAGGTTGGATAAAGCTCCTATTTCATTTGAAATGCGACATCCCATCATTTTACCAAATGATCACCACTTAACCAGATTGATCATTGACTTCTATCACAAGAAAGttgggcattcaggtgtttctcaTACTTGGAATGTTATTCGTGAAAAATATTGGATCACAAGACCAAGAGCAACAATTCGGCATGAATTGAATAAATGTGTAACTTGTAGAAAAGCTAACACACGACAAGGAGAACAGCTAATGGCTGAACTGCCATCTGCTCGTCTAAAGGTTGGCCAACCACCATTCTATTCGACGGGAATTGACTTCTTCGGCCCATATTTGATCAAACGTGGAAGAAGTGAAATCAAAAGATATGGCTGCATATTTACATGCCTCACAACAAGAGCTGTTCATATTGAACTGGCTGAAGATTTGTCCACTGATGCTTTTATAAATGCTCTTAGGAGGTTTATGGCAAGAAGGTCAAAACCCTTTGAATTACACAGTGACAATGGCTCCAATTTTGTAGGAGCTCAACGAATATTGCGAGAAGAAATACAGAAGCTTGATCATACCAAATTAGATGGGTTCTTCAGAAAACAAGAAATACGCTGGTATTTCAATACTCCAACAGCCAGCAACCAAGGAGGTTCCTGGGAAATTTTAATTCGATCAATACGAAGAATTTTGAACAAGATGTTTTATAAATCTCCTGTAGTATCTCAAGATGTTCTGCACACTGCGCTTCTGGAGGCAGAATACATAATCAATTTAAGACCTTTGTGTCGGGTTTTTTTTGATCCGAGAGATAATGCACCATTATCCCCAAATCATCTACTTCTACAAAGACCAACGCCATGTATTTCACCTGGATTGTTCGATAATCAAGATTCCTACAGTCGTCTGCACTCTGCAGTGGCGTCGAGTTCAACTTCTTGCTGA